Within the Drosophila melanogaster chromosome 3R genome, the region CTTTAAACCGTGTTTTTCgtgcattaaatattttattttatatatttgtacatTACTCCCTGCTTGTAAACCAATAAAATACACAAGAACCAGCAAAAGACCTTCCAcagttgttttattttaattttttcgccCGAAAGGCCCAATCTTACCCAGATGTTCTAACCTGTTGCGTTTGATTCTCCAATTGACAGCCGCCACATCCGCATCTGCAACTAAGATTCCACCACGTAAACGCGGCAGACCGAAAACAAAGGTTGAGGATCAGACGCCCAAGCCGAAGCTCCTGGAAAAACTACAGGCGGCTACCCTGAACGAGGAGGCCAGCGAGCCTGCGGTGTACGCCTCCACCACGAAGGGTGAGTCCGAATCCTGGCTAGAAGCCAAAATCCTGATCCATGATAACCAAGCTAATTCACGCTCCATTCGCAGGCGGTGTCAAGCTAATCTTCAATGGTCACCTGTTCAAGTTCTCGTTCCGCAAGGCGGACTATTCCGTGTTTCAGTGCTGCTACCGTGAGCACGGCGAGGAGTGCAAGGTGCGGGTGGTATGCGACCAGAAAAGAGTCTTTCCTTACGAGGGCGAGCACGTGCACTTCATGCAGGCCAGCGACAAAAGCTGCCTACCCTCTCAATTCATGCCTGGCGAATCGGGAGTCATATCCTCGCTGTCGCCCAGCAAGGAGCTGCTGATGAAGAATACCACCAAGCTCGAGGAAGCCGACGACAAGGAGGATGAAGATTTCGAGGAGTTTGAGATTCAGGAGATCGACGAGATTGAATTGGACGAACCGGAGAAGACGCCCGCCAAGGAGGAAGAAGTGGACCCCAATGATTTCCGTGAAAAAATCAAGCGACGACTGCAAAAAGCACTGCAGAACAAGAAGAAGTGACACGGAATATGCCTTAGATCTTCAAACTACACCTTTTACTATATAAACTTAACTAAGATCGAGAAGGCTCAAGAAGGCCCAACAGTACAAGATCTGAGCTGCCTAAGGGCTTCACATTATACTTTCTATATCCATTTGGGTCTTAAATAGCCCTAATAATTCtaaataattaagtttttcGTAATAAAACGATGTCAATAAATCGGACCTTAAACCATTTCACTAGCTAGTAAGATCTAACTTAATACGTAGCTGTACTCAAAACCCCatttaaatgataaataaCATAAGCCCTTTCATGTCTTTCAGTGACCCAACACGTCCGCAACTGTGGTCCTCAGATGTTCCTGATCAGCCGCAAGGGCGGCACTCTGTTGACCATCAACAACTTTGTGTACCGCTCCAATCTTAAGTTCTTCGGCAAGAGCAATAATATCCTGTACTGGGAGTGCGTCCAAAACCGATCGGTTAAGTGCCGCAGTCGCTTAAAGACCATCGGCGATGATCTCTATGTAACCAATGGTTCGTAAAGCGAAGTAAGCAAATGCAAAGGCCATTTAATGGCTTCTTTCCATCTTCAGATGTGCACAATCACATGGGCGACAACAAGCGTATTGAGGCGGCCAAGGCGGCTGGGATGCTGATCCACAAGAAGTTGAGTTCCCTCACAGCCGCCGACAAAATCCAGGGTTCCTGGAAAATGGACACCGAGGGCAACCCAGACCATCTGCCCAAGATGTAGCCGCTTCCTATACATTCCCAACCCAAACGTTCGTGTTCTGTTAGGGCTAAGCTAATGTATTCTACTATTGTTCTTGAGCGTATATCATTGATTTAGACTGAGTGTCCCGAGCCTAGTTAGGATGGGTAAGTAGCCTGTTCATCTGGGATCTCAAAGTACCATTTTTGTAATTCTTAAAGTCCCGGgtcatattatttattctgtTCTCATTGCTTAGACGCTTTTGGCCACGGCACTGACTTAAACAATGGCTTGTGTTACGTACAAAATATGAACTCTTAATAAAATCAGATGAACATCTAAACGAATTGGAATTATATGTATGATCTCATCATAATATAGAAGAGATTCTTTCATGCGTTCTAAATAGTGTTTATTTTGTGCACTAAACGTATTTGCGTTAAGAGATCTTATCC harbors:
- the pre-mod(mdg4)-T gene encoding pre-mod(mdg4)-T (trans-splicing precursor of mod(mdg4)-T) encodes the protein ATSASATKIPPRKRGRPKTKVEDQTPKPKLLEKLQAATLNEEASEPAVYASTTKGGVKLIFNGHLFKFSFRKADYSVFQCCYREHGEECKVRVVCDQKRVFPYEGEHVHFMQASDKSCLPSQFMPGESGVISSLSPSKELLMKNTTKLEEADDKEDEDFEEFEIQEIDEIELDEPEKTPAKEEEVDPNDFREKIKRRLQKALQNKKK
- the pre-mod(mdg4)-Z gene encoding pre-mod(mdg4)-Z (trans-splicing precursor of mod(mdg4)-Z), with the protein product TQHVRNCGPQMFLISRKGGTLLTINNFVYRSNLKFFGKSNNILYWECVQNRSVKCRSRLKTIGDDLYVTNDVHNHMGDNKRIEAAKAAGMLIHKKLSSLTAADKIQGSWKMDTEGNPDHLPKM